From a region of the Candidatus Azobacteroides pseudotrichonymphae genomovar. CFP2 genome:
- a CDS encoding outer membrane protein assembly factor BamD, translated as MNLKLTYLSFPILVLFVPWREYNKILKNTDITLKYETAKKYFDDKKYNQAIILLEGAAPLMKHTAYEKESLYLLAQSFYKKKDYASASRYFQSYYTSFPKGEYTESAHFYSAYSLYLASPSARFDQSDTYKAIQQLQDFLKYYSQSNKKEIVKYALSELQEKLALKELMAIRLYYDLGNYLLYPFPGGNYLSCIITAQNALKSYPFSKYREDFIYYIFMARYKIALQSIKKEEKDFQYCDMTNEYYSYIDEYPSGKHLREVQQLYHDMVKHHGMVNHFKY; from the coding sequence ATGAATTTAAAACTAACATACCTTTCTTTTCCAATTCTAGTATTGTTTGTTCCTTGGAGAGAATACAACAAAATTTTGAAGAACACTGATATAACGCTTAAATATGAAACTGCAAAAAAATACTTTGATGACAAAAAATATAATCAGGCTATCATTTTGCTTGAAGGGGCAGCACCTCTGATGAAACATACTGCATATGAAAAAGAGTCCTTGTATCTTTTAGCTCAATCTTTTTATAAAAAAAAGGATTATGCATCCGCTTCTAGATATTTTCAAAGTTATTATACCTCGTTCCCCAAAGGAGAGTATACTGAATCTGCTCATTTTTATTCCGCATACAGTTTGTATTTGGCATCTCCTTCAGCCCGCTTTGACCAATCAGACACATACAAAGCCATACAGCAACTACAAGATTTTTTAAAATATTACTCACAAAGCAATAAAAAAGAAATAGTAAAATATGCTTTATCCGAATTACAAGAAAAATTAGCACTTAAAGAACTAATGGCTATACGTTTGTACTATGATTTAGGGAATTACCTTTTATATCCTTTCCCAGGGGGTAATTATCTTTCGTGCATCATTACCGCTCAAAATGCTTTAAAATCTTACCCTTTTTCAAAGTATAGAGAAGACTTTATATACTATATTTTTATGGCTAGATACAAAATAGCACTACAAAGTATAAAAAAAGAGGAAAAAGATTTTCAGTATTGTGATATGACCAATGAATATTATTCTTACATTGATGAATATCCATCAGGTAAACATCTGAGAGAAGTCCAACAATTATACCATGATATGGTTAAACATCATGGTATGGTTAACCATTTTAAGTACTAA
- a CDS encoding DUF4293 family protein, with translation MIQRIQTVWLILVSILLSVATYIVDVHSSTFTLSKILLIIGNGLIVIISIVAIFLYRKRLLQIRICYFILISLLLSFFTLLHDLWWATIFPTVAILGNICAIRAIQKDENLTSSSNRLR, from the coding sequence ATGATACAACGAATTCAGACAGTTTGGCTTATTCTGGTTAGTATCCTTTTATCCGTGGCAACATATATTGTGGATGTCCATTCTTCTACATTTACATTATCTAAAATACTACTTATAATTGGGAATGGACTAATAGTAATAATATCCATTGTTGCGATTTTTCTCTACAGGAAAAGATTATTACAGATAAGGATTTGTTATTTTATCCTTATTTCGTTGCTTCTTTCTTTTTTCACTCTTTTACATGATCTATGGTGGGCAACTATATTTCCTACAGTTGCCATTTTAGGAAATATATGTGCTATTCGAGCAATTCAAAAAGATGAAAATTTGACTAGCTCCTCAAACCGGTTAAGGTAA
- a CDS encoding iron ABC transporter permease has translation MKGKIIYPVNRHTGLLIIGILIIVFLFFCNLFCGSVSIPIPAVLNILLGKKEEYSAWTNIVLQSRLPQAITALLAGSSLAVVGLMLQTLFRNSLVGPDILGISNGADLGVAIVLLYCKRISSDFSLRFNLSTVAAAFIGALGILTLILYFSVKIKDNIMVLIIGIMMSYLTSSGISILNSFASSESIRSYILWGLGSFSDVPINELPFFSISILIGLLSAILLIKSLNILLLGEYYAINLGINIKKIRVLILLITGFLIATITAFCGPINFIGLIVPHVARITLKKSNLQLLLPATILLGSAMALFCNLVTIIPFNNNLLPLNAVTPLLGVPITIYVICNKKIYIPN, from the coding sequence GTGAAAGGTAAAATAATATATCCGGTAAATCGACATACTGGTTTATTGATTATTGGTATTCTAATAATTGTTTTCCTCTTTTTTTGCAATCTTTTTTGTGGTTCAGTATCTATTCCCATTCCAGCAGTATTAAACATTCTTCTAGGTAAAAAAGAAGAATATTCTGCATGGACAAACATAGTTTTACAATCACGTCTGCCTCAGGCAATAACGGCCTTATTAGCCGGTTCATCATTAGCCGTTGTAGGACTAATGCTTCAAACTTTATTCCGAAACTCGTTAGTTGGTCCCGATATTTTGGGTATAAGCAATGGAGCTGATTTGGGAGTTGCCATAGTCTTGCTGTATTGCAAAAGAATTAGTTCAGATTTTTCGTTGAGATTTAACTTATCTACAGTTGCAGCTGCTTTTATTGGTGCTTTAGGAATACTGACATTGATTCTATACTTTTCAGTTAAAATAAAAGATAATATTATGGTTCTCATTATTGGAATAATGATGAGTTACTTGACTTCTTCTGGAATTTCTATACTGAATTCATTTGCTTCCTCAGAAAGTATTCGCTCGTATATATTATGGGGGCTAGGTAGTTTTTCGGATGTTCCAATTAATGAATTGCCTTTTTTTAGTATTAGTATTTTGATCGGGTTATTATCCGCCATTTTACTAATAAAGTCATTGAACATACTATTATTAGGTGAATACTATGCAATTAATTTAGGGATTAACATAAAAAAAATACGTGTCCTAATTCTCCTTATTACAGGCTTCTTAATTGCCACAATAACTGCTTTTTGTGGTCCGATTAATTTTATAGGATTAATTGTTCCGCATGTCGCCCGAATCACTTTGAAGAAATCCAACCTACAATTGTTGCTCCCTGCAACAATTCTTTTAGGTTCTGCTATGGCACTCTTTTGCAATTTGGTGACTATCATTCCTTTTAATAACAATTTGCTTCCCTTAAATGCAGTTACACCACTACTTGGAGTACCTATCACGATATACGTTATATGTAATAAAAAAATCTATATTCCAAATTGA
- the secDF gene encoding protein translocase subunit SecDF, producing the protein MQNKGLVKFLVVALTLISIFYLSFSFVTNKYYKRARKYSGGIPSLENQYLDSLANEKIWLGYSLEKCRAMEINLGLDLKGGMNIIMEIASADILKSLSDNNPDLIFNQALDRATELQSKKGKDFVSAFALAYKELDPNAKLSVIFSTYELKGKICLQSTNEEVIAVLRNELRIAYENSFNVLRSRIDKFGVVAPNIQRMAKEGLISIELPGVKDPNRVRDLLQGTANLEFWETYSESEIHQTLIFANNIIRDSIQLAHQYFNKTAVNNNSATMGFSPQTTVKAKSKASEDLQYPLFTSLRLNPNQPHQTCVVASVKRNEKPNIDAFLGNSKVKALLDANRISLKWTIKPRSEENGVYDLIALKVSYIDNRPKPILSGDVIQDASDHFGQTSHYAEVSMTMKSEAAKVWARLTKDNLGKAIAIVLDDAVYSFPTVSSEINDGTSRITGNFTAEQAKDLANVLKSGKMSARAKIVQEEIVGPSLGQQAIKLGFISFIIALTILILYLILIYGLGPGLIASSALVINLFFSLGVMASFHVVLTLSGIAGIVLALALAVDANVLIYERIKEEMRGGSKIRKAVEEGYRKAFPAIFDANLTSLITGIILLICGTGPIQGFAFTLIIGIGVSFFTAVFLTRLTYETFLSKGKLQNFTFITKLSKNFLVSPNFNFLKNLRLLYIVLSVIATMSFVSFLFRGLNKGIDYTGGRNYVIRFKQPINTAQVQELLNPYFENHTPSVITIGTANQVRISTNYMIESNDLCTDSIIQYKLYEGLKLLLPVGTTYDQFINNGYVQSLQKVGPSIADDLKQKAIWAVGLAVLAIGLYVLLRFRDISYSVGSIAALTFDTLFILGTYSLLWGIVPFSLEVDQTFIGAILTVVGYSINDKVVIFDRVREYIFFHPKKNKFEIFNASLNSTLDRTFNTSMSTLLVLLIIFFFGGESIRSFSFAMILGVVIGTLSSLFIAAPIAYEIQIRKKKKK; encoded by the coding sequence ATGCAAAACAAAGGGCTTGTTAAATTTCTTGTTGTTGCACTCACCCTGATAAGTATATTTTACCTATCGTTTTCGTTTGTAACGAACAAATACTACAAACGAGCAAGAAAATATTCTGGTGGAATTCCAAGTTTGGAAAATCAATATCTTGATTCATTAGCCAATGAAAAAATCTGGCTAGGATACTCTCTCGAAAAATGCCGAGCTATGGAAATAAATCTAGGACTTGACTTAAAAGGAGGTATGAACATAATTATGGAGATAGCTTCAGCTGATATATTAAAATCTCTTTCTGATAATAACCCAGATTTGATTTTTAATCAAGCACTCGACAGAGCTACTGAGTTACAAAGTAAAAAGGGAAAAGATTTTGTATCTGCCTTTGCTCTTGCGTACAAAGAATTAGACCCAAATGCGAAGCTGTCTGTAATTTTTAGCACATATGAATTAAAGGGAAAAATTTGTTTACAGAGTACGAATGAGGAAGTCATAGCCGTTTTAAGAAATGAATTGAGGATCGCCTATGAAAATTCGTTTAATGTTTTGCGTAGCCGTATTGATAAATTCGGAGTAGTCGCACCTAATATTCAACGAATGGCTAAAGAGGGATTAATTTCTATAGAACTTCCAGGTGTAAAAGATCCAAACCGTGTACGTGACTTATTACAAGGAACTGCTAATCTTGAATTTTGGGAAACTTATTCAGAATCGGAAATTCATCAAACTCTTATTTTCGCCAATAATATCATTAGAGACTCCATACAGCTTGCACATCAGTATTTTAACAAAACAGCAGTAAATAATAATTCAGCCACTATGGGGTTTTCACCTCAAACAACTGTAAAAGCCAAATCAAAAGCATCCGAAGATTTACAATATCCCTTATTTACATCATTGAGACTAAATCCAAATCAACCACATCAAACCTGTGTTGTAGCTTCTGTAAAACGAAATGAAAAGCCAAATATTGACGCTTTTTTAGGAAACTCTAAAGTAAAAGCTTTGCTAGATGCCAATCGCATTAGTTTGAAATGGACAATAAAGCCCCGATCGGAAGAAAACGGTGTGTATGATCTAATTGCACTAAAAGTTAGTTATATTGACAATAGGCCTAAACCTATATTAAGTGGAGATGTCATTCAGGATGCTAGCGATCATTTCGGGCAAACTTCCCATTATGCTGAGGTAAGTATGACTATGAAAAGTGAAGCTGCTAAAGTTTGGGCAAGACTAACAAAGGATAATCTTGGTAAAGCAATAGCAATTGTTTTAGACGATGCTGTTTATTCATTCCCAACTGTTAGTAGTGAAATTAACGATGGGACTTCCCGAATCACAGGTAATTTTACTGCTGAACAAGCCAAAGATTTAGCTAATGTACTGAAATCTGGAAAAATGTCTGCTCGTGCTAAAATAGTACAAGAAGAGATTGTTGGACCTTCATTGGGACAACAGGCTATTAAGCTAGGTTTCATTTCGTTTATCATTGCATTAACTATTTTGATACTTTATCTAATACTTATATATGGTTTAGGACCTGGGTTAATTGCTAGTAGTGCATTGGTGATCAATCTGTTTTTCTCTTTGGGAGTCATGGCTTCATTTCATGTTGTATTAACTCTTTCTGGTATTGCTGGTATTGTATTAGCGCTTGCCTTAGCTGTAGATGCGAATGTGTTGATTTATGAACGAATTAAAGAAGAAATGCGGGGAGGTAGTAAAATAAGGAAAGCAGTAGAAGAGGGATATAGGAAAGCCTTTCCTGCTATTTTTGATGCTAATCTTACTTCTCTTATTACCGGTATTATTCTTTTGATTTGTGGCACAGGACCTATCCAGGGTTTCGCCTTTACATTGATTATAGGAATAGGAGTATCATTTTTTACAGCAGTTTTCCTAACTCGTTTGACCTATGAAACTTTCTTATCTAAAGGAAAATTACAAAACTTTACATTTATAACTAAACTGTCCAAAAATTTTCTTGTAAGTCCAAATTTTAATTTTCTGAAAAATTTAAGATTGCTATATATCGTTCTGTCTGTTATTGCTACTATGTCTTTTGTTTCATTTCTGTTTAGGGGACTAAATAAAGGAATTGATTACACTGGTGGTCGTAATTATGTAATTAGATTTAAACAACCGATTAATACTGCTCAAGTACAGGAATTATTAAATCCATATTTTGAAAATCATACACCGAGTGTTATTACAATTGGGACAGCCAATCAAGTGAGAATTTCTACTAATTATATGATCGAATCCAATGACCTTTGTACAGATAGTATTATTCAATATAAACTTTATGAAGGTCTGAAACTTTTGTTGCCTGTAGGAACTACTTATGATCAATTCATAAATAATGGTTATGTCCAAAGTCTACAAAAAGTGGGGCCAAGTATTGCCGATGATCTGAAACAAAAAGCAATTTGGGCTGTTGGACTGGCAGTACTTGCAATCGGATTATACGTTCTATTACGGTTTAGGGATATTTCCTATTCGGTTGGTTCTATTGCTGCTCTAACATTCGATACTCTATTCATCTTAGGTACGTATTCTTTACTATGGGGGATTGTACCATTTTCTCTGGAAGTAGATCAAACGTTTATAGGTGCGATCCTGACGGTAGTTGGATATTCCATCAATGACAAAGTAGTTATCTTCGACCGTGTACGTGAATACATTTTTTTTCATCCGAAAAAGAATAAATTTGAGATTTTCAATGCTTCGCTTAATTCTACTTTAGATAGAACATTCAATACTTCTATGAGTACTTTATTAGTACTATTGATTATTTTCTTCTTTGGGGGGGAATCTATCCGCAGTTTTTCTTTTGCAATGATATTAGGAGTAGTTATTGGAACACTTTCTTCATTGTTTATTGCAGCACCAATAGCGTACGAAATACAAATAAGAAAGAAGAAAAAAAAATAA
- a CDS encoding thiamine diphosphokinase, translating to MMMPLLRKPKWVVLANGDFPTHELPLSFLKKAEKIICCDGATQHLLEYGLQPDFIIGDMDSISDEIKKHFSLQIIEDSSQETNDLTKALDFCCKKQVWNEITIVGATGKREDHTLGNIALLTRFVRNMEIQLLTDHGIFVSIEKTTTLESYPKQQISIFNLTPNVSISSTNLAYPLQNRLLNYWWEGTLNEATEDQFTIKINYSCFQENIARVIIFREYPKDKISSRRR from the coding sequence ATGATGATGCCTCTTTTACGAAAACCCAAATGGGTGGTACTTGCCAATGGGGATTTCCCTACGCACGAGCTTCCTCTATCTTTTTTGAAAAAAGCAGAAAAGATCATTTGTTGCGATGGAGCCACACAACATCTTTTAGAATATGGGTTACAACCGGATTTTATTATTGGAGATATGGATAGCATTTCCGATGAAATAAAAAAGCATTTCTCTCTTCAAATTATCGAAGATTCCTCTCAAGAAACGAATGATTTGACTAAAGCATTAGACTTTTGTTGTAAAAAACAAGTATGGAACGAAATTACAATTGTAGGTGCTACTGGAAAAAGGGAAGACCATACTTTGGGGAATATTGCCTTATTGACCAGATTTGTAAGAAATATGGAAATACAGCTATTGACTGATCATGGTATTTTTGTCTCTATAGAAAAAACAACAACCCTTGAAAGTTATCCTAAGCAACAAATATCCATTTTCAATCTTACTCCTAACGTGTCTATTTCATCTACTAATCTGGCTTATCCCTTACAAAACAGACTATTAAATTATTGGTGGGAAGGAACACTTAATGAAGCGACAGAAGATCAATTTACCATAAAAATAAACTATTCATGTTTTCAAGAAAACATAGCAAGGGTAATAATATTTCGTGAGTATCCAAAGGACAAAATTTCTTCTCGAAGAAGATAG
- the pnuC gene encoding nicotinamide riboside transporter PnuC, translating to MIYEIINWGIVLWFIENWVELVGVVLTLVTLYLGIMCKWTVWIISIISSLFYVYINFTKELYALAGLCFYNAVMSFYGLYCWKFIKTKNNQDHSFCLITKKMLLKLIPVGIASGVIVFFFILFIIGRISFFSVLETFITTLSVVIIWMTVRKIVESWLLWIISDVCSVILYLYKEMYPSAFLYVVYTVFAIFGYIFWRKQAVKGL from the coding sequence ATGATTTATGAAATCATAAACTGGGGTATTGTTTTGTGGTTTATCGAGAATTGGGTAGAGTTAGTGGGTGTTGTTCTTACACTCGTTACGCTTTATTTGGGGATTATGTGTAAATGGACGGTTTGGATTATCAGTATCATTAGTTCTCTTTTTTATGTTTATATCAATTTTACTAAAGAATTATATGCTTTGGCAGGGTTATGTTTTTATAATGCTGTCATGTCGTTTTATGGATTGTATTGTTGGAAATTTATTAAAACCAAAAACAACCAGGATCACTCATTTTGTTTGATAACAAAAAAAATGTTACTGAAGCTAATTCCAGTTGGAATTGCTAGTGGGGTGATAGTCTTTTTCTTTATCCTATTTATAATAGGTAGGATATCGTTTTTTTCTGTATTGGAAACATTTATTACTACATTGAGCGTCGTTATTATATGGATGACTGTAAGAAAAATTGTAGAGTCTTGGTTATTATGGATAATTTCTGATGTTTGTAGCGTCATATTGTATCTTTACAAAGAGATGTATCCAAGTGCTTTTTTGTATGTTGTTTATACTGTTTTTGCCATTTTTGGATATATTTTTTGGAGAAAACAAGCGGTTAAAGGACTATGA
- the truA gene encoding tRNA pseudouridine(38-40) synthase TruA, with translation MNRYFIYLAYNGRNYCGWQIQPNGITVQQRIQQCLSILLRKSVTIIGAGRTDAGVHANLMTAHFDWEEILSTTSLTKRLNGILPCDILIYKIIPVKKNAHARFDAISRKYKYYITYQKNPFRNEQLFRLKQPLNKHLMNEASNILSEYSDFTSFCKLHSNTRTNVCRISKAEWNTVQGIDIFTIKADRFLRNMVRSIVGTMIDIGKNKLSITDFRKIIESKNHIMLKSSVPAHALFLTDIEYPNWIFKN, from the coding sequence GTGAATCGTTATTTTATTTATCTTGCTTACAATGGTAGAAATTATTGTGGTTGGCAAATACAACCTAACGGCATAACTGTGCAACAAAGGATTCAACAATGTTTGAGTATTTTGTTGCGTAAATCTGTCACTATTATTGGAGCAGGACGAACAGATGCAGGAGTTCATGCCAATTTAATGACAGCTCATTTTGATTGGGAAGAGATATTGTCTACAACTAGCCTAACTAAACGATTAAACGGAATCCTTCCTTGTGATATTCTTATTTATAAAATTATTCCAGTCAAAAAGAATGCTCATGCTCGTTTTGATGCTATTTCTCGGAAATATAAATATTATATCACTTATCAAAAAAATCCATTTCGTAATGAACAACTTTTCAGATTAAAACAACCATTGAATAAACATTTGATGAATGAAGCATCTAATATTCTATCGGAATATTCCGATTTTACAAGTTTTTGCAAACTACATTCTAATACTAGGACCAATGTTTGTCGAATAAGTAAAGCTGAATGGAACACAGTACAGGGCATAGATATTTTTACAATAAAAGCAGACCGTTTCCTCCGAAATATGGTACGCTCCATCGTAGGAACAATGATTGATATAGGGAAAAATAAGCTATCTATAACGGATTTTAGAAAAATTATTGAAAGTAAAAATCACATTATGCTGAAATCTTCTGTTCCTGCTCATGCATTGTTCCTGACCGATATTGAATACCCTAACTGGATTTTTAAAAATTAA
- a CDS encoding DUF3256 family protein, which translates to MKKKYIRKILLGIISLLTTVSLHSETVKDVFLSMPESMLLSLNSSNRKDLVDLYDAHTQSVILNAFKDTVILENLTKNYLLLKMNNYSLQLIVLPMINDSKLYCIIHTICNSVCDSRIEFYSISWKQLQASLFITPVAEPYFIDRNSDNITLDISFIQFTYDPETLLLQQFYNTPECMSVENRQKIQPFIRKKVKTYKWNGIRFE; encoded by the coding sequence ATGAAAAAAAAATATATTCGGAAAATATTATTGGGAATAATCAGTTTACTAACAACAGTATCCTTGCACTCTGAAACGGTTAAAGATGTTTTTTTATCTATGCCCGAATCTATGCTTTTGTCCCTGAATTCTTCCAATCGGAAGGATTTAGTAGATTTGTACGATGCTCATACACAATCTGTTATATTGAATGCTTTTAAAGATACAGTTATTTTAGAAAATCTAACAAAAAATTATCTTTTGTTGAAGATGAACAATTATTCTTTGCAATTAATTGTTCTTCCAATGATTAATGATTCAAAACTTTATTGTATTATCCATACTATTTGTAATTCAGTGTGTGATAGTCGTATTGAATTTTATTCTATTTCATGGAAACAATTGCAAGCAAGCTTATTCATTACTCCAGTTGCTGAGCCTTATTTCATTGATAGAAATTCAGATAATATTACTCTGGATATTTCTTTTATCCAATTTACATATGATCCTGAAACTTTATTATTACAACAGTTTTACAACACGCCAGAATGTATGAGTGTAGAAAATCGACAAAAAATACAGCCTTTTATTAGAAAAAAAGTTAAAACATATAAATGGAATGGTATCCGATTTGAATAA
- the panD gene encoding aspartate 1-decarboxylase, translating to MLIQILKSKLHRLRITETNLNYIGSISIDEDLMDASNLIEGEKVQVVNNNNGERLETYVIKGKRGSGMVCLNGAAARKGQPGDIIIVISYALMDFEEAKQFKPTVVFF from the coding sequence ATGTTAATTCAGATTCTAAAATCGAAATTACATAGACTTAGAATAACAGAAACAAATCTAAATTATATAGGTAGTATTTCTATTGATGAAGATTTAATGGATGCTTCCAATCTTATTGAAGGAGAAAAAGTGCAAGTTGTCAATAATAATAACGGTGAAAGGCTAGAAACCTATGTTATTAAAGGGAAACGAGGTTCGGGTATGGTTTGTTTGAATGGAGCAGCAGCACGAAAAGGCCAGCCTGGTGATATTATTATTGTTATTTCTTATGCCTTAATGGATTTTGAAGAAGCGAAACAATTTAAGCCGACTGTTGTCTTTTTTTAA